One stretch of Streptomyces sp. NBC_01363 DNA includes these proteins:
- a CDS encoding diacylglycerol kinase: protein MTSEITLFVNPTAGRGRGAHAAQPAASALRDAGFSVRTILGEDADDALRRARAAVEAGTGALIAVGGDGMMSLALQAVAGTMTPLGVVAVGTGNDFARALGLPIRDPAAAGRLAAEELKGGAVRQIDLGRVGERWFGSVLASGFDSRVNDRGNRMRWVGGRFKYDLAILAELAAFKPIPYRIRLDGGPVREIEATLIAVGNGSTYGGGMRICADAVMDDGLFDVTVVGDCSRATLLKVFPRVYKGTHLGHPKVTVHRVSSIELAAAGVTAYADGEKLGSLPLTADCVPGAVRVLAPAAPTGI, encoded by the coding sequence GTGACCAGCGAGATCACCCTCTTCGTCAATCCCACCGCAGGACGCGGCCGGGGCGCGCACGCCGCGCAGCCGGCCGCTTCCGCGTTGCGGGACGCAGGATTCTCCGTGCGTACGATCCTCGGTGAGGATGCCGACGACGCCCTGCGGCGGGCCCGTGCGGCCGTCGAGGCCGGGACCGGTGCCCTGATAGCCGTCGGCGGGGACGGCATGATGTCCCTCGCCCTGCAGGCGGTCGCGGGAACGATGACCCCGCTCGGGGTCGTGGCCGTCGGCACCGGCAACGACTTCGCCCGCGCGCTCGGGCTGCCGATACGGGACCCCGCCGCCGCCGGACGGCTGGCCGCCGAGGAGCTCAAGGGCGGTGCCGTCCGCCAGATCGACCTGGGCAGGGTCGGTGAGCGGTGGTTCGGGTCGGTGCTCGCCTCCGGCTTCGACTCCCGGGTCAACGACCGCGGGAACCGGATGCGGTGGGTCGGCGGACGGTTCAAGTATGATCTCGCGATCCTCGCCGAACTCGCCGCGTTCAAGCCCATTCCGTACCGCATCAGGCTGGACGGCGGACCGGTCCGGGAGATCGAGGCGACGCTCATCGCCGTCGGCAACGGATCGACGTACGGAGGCGGCATGCGGATCTGCGCCGACGCCGTGATGGACGACGGGCTCTTCGACGTGACCGTCGTCGGGGACTGCAGCCGCGCCACTCTGCTGAAGGTCTTCCCCCGCGTCTACAAGGGAACGCACCTCGGCCACCCCAAGGTCACCGTGCATCGGGTCTCCTCGATCGAGCTGGCCGCAGCCGGTGTCACGGCGTACGCGGACGGTGAAAAACTCGGGTCGCTGCCACTGACCGCGGACTGCGTGCCGGGCGCGGTGAGAGTGCTCGCACCCGCTGCTCCCACCGGGATTTAA
- a CDS encoding RNA helicase, whose translation MTEDLSPAERYQASRIRAAEQATALAPFRELYEFDLDPYQIEACEALEAGKGVLVAAPTGSGKTIVGEFAVHLALAQGRKCFYTTPIKALSNQKFADLVKRYGPEKVGLLTGDNSVNADAPVVVMTTEVLRNMLYAGSQALRGLGHVVMDEVHYLSDRFRGAVWEEVIIHLPDSVTLVSLSATVSNAEEFGDWLDTVRGDTQVIVSEHRPVPLWQHVLAGRRMYDLFEEETDHGGRGAGRREVNPDLVRLARMENQRGYNPRERRRGKMVREADRERERRQRSRIWTPARPEVIDRLDAEGLLPAITFIFSRAGCEAAVQQCLHAGLRLNDEDKRRLVREIVEERTASIPGEDLHVLGYYEWLEGLERGIAAHHAGMLPTFKEVVEELFVRGLVKAVFATETLALGINMPARSVVLEKLVKWNGEQHADITPGEYTQLTGRAGRRGIDVEGHAVVLWQRGMDPGALAGLAGTRTYPLRSSFRPSYNMAVNLVQQFGRHRSRELLETSFAQFQADRSVVGISRQVQKNEEGLEGYREGMTCHLGDFEEYARLRRDLKDRETELAKRGATQRRAEAAASLEKLKPGDVIHVPTGKFAGLALVLDPGLPAGRTNGHGHRGLEYHDGPRPLVLTAERQVKRLASIDFPVPVEALERMRVPKSFNPRSPQSRRDLASALRTKAGHIVPERHRKGRSAAADDREIARYRAELRAHPCHGCAEREDHARWAERYHRLQRDTRQLERRIEGRTNTIARTFDRIVALLTELDYLRGNEVTEHGRRLARLYGELDLLASECLRAGVWEGLNPAELAACVSALVYEARQADDAVAPKLPSGPAKTAMGEMVRIWGRLDALEEDFKINQAEGVGQREPDLGFAWAVYMWASGRTLDEVLGEAEMPAGDFVRWCKQVIDVLGQIAAAAPRDGSSVARNAHKAVDAVLRGVVAYSSVG comes from the coding sequence ATGACAGAGGACCTCTCACCAGCTGAGCGATACCAGGCTTCTCGGATCCGCGCCGCCGAGCAGGCCACCGCACTCGCGCCCTTCCGCGAGCTGTACGAATTCGATCTGGACCCCTACCAGATCGAGGCCTGCGAGGCCCTGGAGGCCGGCAAGGGAGTGCTCGTCGCGGCCCCGACCGGCTCGGGCAAGACGATCGTCGGCGAATTCGCCGTGCACCTCGCCCTCGCACAGGGCCGCAAGTGCTTCTACACCACCCCCATCAAGGCCCTGTCCAACCAGAAGTTCGCCGATCTGGTCAAGCGCTACGGACCGGAGAAGGTCGGCCTGCTGACCGGCGACAACAGCGTCAACGCCGATGCCCCGGTGGTCGTCATGACCACAGAGGTGCTGCGGAACATGCTGTACGCGGGCTCGCAGGCGCTGCGGGGCCTCGGCCACGTGGTGATGGACGAGGTGCATTACCTCTCCGACCGGTTCCGGGGTGCCGTGTGGGAGGAAGTGATCATTCACCTCCCGGACTCCGTGACCCTCGTGTCACTGTCGGCGACCGTGTCGAACGCCGAGGAGTTCGGCGATTGGCTGGACACCGTCCGCGGTGACACCCAGGTGATCGTCTCCGAGCACCGCCCCGTGCCGCTCTGGCAGCATGTGCTGGCCGGCCGCCGGATGTACGACCTCTTCGAGGAGGAGACCGACCACGGCGGCCGCGGTGCCGGACGCCGCGAGGTCAACCCCGACCTCGTCCGGCTCGCCCGGATGGAGAATCAGCGCGGGTACAACCCGCGTGAGCGCCGCCGGGGCAAGATGGTCCGCGAGGCGGATCGTGAGCGCGAGCGGCGTCAGCGCAGCCGGATCTGGACCCCGGCCAGGCCCGAGGTCATCGACCGGCTGGATGCCGAAGGGCTGCTTCCCGCCATCACGTTCATCTTCAGCCGGGCCGGCTGCGAGGCCGCCGTGCAGCAGTGCCTGCACGCCGGACTGCGGCTCAACGACGAGGACAAGCGACGCCTGGTCCGCGAGATCGTCGAGGAGCGGACCGCGTCCATTCCCGGCGAGGACCTCCATGTCCTGGGCTATTACGAATGGCTCGAAGGGCTGGAACGGGGCATCGCCGCGCACCACGCGGGCATGCTCCCGACGTTCAAGGAAGTCGTCGAGGAGCTGTTCGTACGCGGGCTCGTCAAGGCCGTCTTCGCCACGGAGACCCTCGCCCTCGGTATCAACATGCCCGCGCGCTCGGTGGTGTTGGAGAAGCTCGTCAAGTGGAACGGCGAGCAGCACGCCGACATCACGCCCGGCGAGTACACCCAGCTGACCGGGCGGGCCGGGCGGCGCGGCATCGATGTCGAGGGCCACGCGGTGGTGCTGTGGCAGCGCGGCATGGATCCGGGGGCACTGGCCGGACTCGCGGGCACGCGTACGTACCCGCTGCGGTCCAGCTTCCGGCCCTCCTACAACATGGCCGTCAACCTGGTGCAGCAGTTCGGGCGGCACCGTTCCCGCGAGCTGCTGGAGACCTCCTTCGCGCAGTTCCAGGCGGACCGGTCGGTGGTCGGTATCTCCCGGCAGGTCCAGAAGAACGAAGAGGGGCTGGAGGGCTACCGGGAGGGCATGACCTGCCACCTCGGTGACTTCGAGGAGTACGCGCGGCTGCGCCGCGACCTCAAGGACCGGGAGACCGAGCTCGCCAAGCGGGGCGCGACGCAGCGGCGGGCCGAGGCCGCGGCGTCCCTGGAGAAGCTCAAGCCCGGCGATGTCATCCATGTGCCCACCGGCAAGTTCGCCGGGCTGGCACTGGTCCTCGATCCCGGACTGCCCGCCGGGCGGACCAACGGGCACGGCCACCGCGGGCTCGAATACCACGACGGGCCGCGGCCGTTGGTGCTCACGGCCGAGCGGCAGGTCAAGCGGCTCGCCTCGATCGACTTCCCGGTTCCGGTGGAGGCGCTGGAGCGGATGCGGGTGCCGAAGTCGTTCAACCCGCGCTCCCCGCAGTCGCGCCGCGACCTGGCCTCCGCGCTGCGGACCAAGGCCGGGCACATAGTGCCCGAGCGGCACCGCAAGGGGCGGTCCGCCGCGGCCGACGACCGGGAGATCGCCCGCTACCGGGCGGAGTTGCGCGCGCACCCCTGCCACGGATGCGCCGAGCGCGAGGACCATGCGCGTTGGGCCGAGCGGTATCACCGGTTGCAGCGCGACACGAGGCAGTTGGAGCGGCGGATCGAGGGGCGGACGAACACGATCGCCCGCACCTTCGACCGGATCGTCGCGCTGCTCACCGAGCTCGACTATCTGCGGGGCAATGAGGTCACCGAGCACGGGCGCCGCCTGGCGCGGCTCTACGGCGAGCTCGATCTGCTGGCGAGCGAATGCCTGCGGGCGGGTGTGTGGGAGGGGCTGAACCCTGCCGAACTCGCGGCGTGTGTCTCGGCGTTGGTGTACGAGGCGCGGCAGGCCGATGACGCGGTGGCGCCGAAGCTGCCATCGGGGCCCGCGAAGACCGCGATGGGTGAAATGGTCCGGATCTGGGGTCGGCTCGACGCCCTGGAAGAGGACTTCAAGATCAACCAGGCGGAGGGTGTCGGGCAGCGCGAACCCGATCTGGGCTTTGCCTGGGCGGTCTACATGTGGGCGTCGGGGCGGACGCTGGACGAAGTGCTGGGCGAGGCGGAGATGCCGGCCGGGGACTTCGTGCGGTGGTGCAAGCAGGTGATCGACGTGCTGGGGCAGATTGCGGCTGCGGCGCCGCGGGACGGGAGTTCTGTGGCGCGGAATGCGCACAAGGCGGTGGATGCGGTGTTGCGGGGGGTTGTGGCGTACAGCTCTGTGGGGTGA
- a CDS encoding LLM class flavin-dependent oxidoreductase: protein MPVEFLGIAATNEGSEVTPRSGASFDKGYTLRLARAHEDHGWDRVLFAYGSGSPDPSPAAAYVAARTEKLQILVAHRPNVSYPTFAAKTFATLDRISDGRLAVHFITGGNDHEQQREGDFLTKDERYARTREAIQIIKKAWTSHEPFDHEGTHYRFNDFVSDTFPVQQPHPQVSFGGSSPAAYAAGGAEADIYCLWGEPLARTAEQIASVKEVAKAAGRTDVPRIQVAFRPIIAPTEELAWEKAHRTLARIKARKVGAPLSRRHPLTNPENTGSRRLLAVAAESERHDRALWTPTAAETGGAGNSTALVGTPETVAQALLDYYDLGVEILSARGYDLLDDAIDFGRHVIPIVREEVARREAAHPAA, encoded by the coding sequence ATGCCCGTCGAGTTTCTCGGCATCGCAGCAACGAACGAAGGTTCCGAAGTGACACCCCGCTCCGGGGCGTCCTTCGACAAGGGGTACACGCTCAGGCTGGCCCGCGCGCACGAGGACCACGGCTGGGACCGGGTCCTGTTCGCCTACGGCTCCGGCTCCCCCGATCCCTCTCCGGCCGCCGCCTACGTAGCGGCCCGCACCGAAAAGCTCCAGATCCTGGTGGCGCACCGCCCCAACGTCTCGTACCCGACGTTCGCGGCCAAGACCTTCGCGACCCTGGACCGGATCAGCGACGGCCGCCTCGCCGTGCACTTCATCACCGGAGGCAATGACCACGAGCAGCAGCGCGAGGGCGACTTCCTGACCAAGGACGAGCGGTACGCACGCACCCGTGAGGCCATCCAGATCATCAAGAAGGCCTGGACGTCGCACGAGCCCTTCGACCACGAGGGCACGCACTACCGCTTCAACGACTTCGTCAGCGACACCTTCCCCGTGCAACAACCGCACCCACAGGTCTCGTTCGGGGGTTCCTCGCCTGCGGCGTACGCGGCAGGGGGCGCCGAGGCCGACATCTACTGCCTGTGGGGCGAGCCGCTGGCACGGACCGCGGAGCAGATCGCCTCGGTGAAGGAGGTCGCGAAGGCGGCGGGCCGCACGGACGTGCCGAGGATCCAGGTCGCCTTCCGCCCGATCATCGCGCCCACCGAGGAACTGGCCTGGGAGAAGGCCCACCGCACCCTGGCCCGGATCAAGGCCCGCAAGGTCGGCGCGCCACTGAGCCGCCGTCACCCGCTGACCAACCCGGAGAACACCGGCTCCCGACGGCTCCTCGCGGTGGCCGCCGAGAGCGAGCGCCACGACCGCGCCCTGTGGACACCGACCGCGGCGGAGACAGGCGGCGCCGGCAATTCGACGGCCCTGGTCGGAACGCCGGAGACAGTGGCACAGGCGTTGCTGGACTACTACGACCTCGGCGTGGAAATCCTCTCGGCCCGCGGCTACGACCTGCTGGACGACGCCATCGACTTCGGCCGGCACGTCATCCCGATAGTCCGCGAGGAAGTAGCCCGACGAGAAGCAGCCCACCCGGCCGCGTAA
- a CDS encoding CdaR family transcriptional regulator: MANILELLSSPGLDAVRPLVGPLDAGEVTGVRLEPRPDRLAAIPAGTVAVLLAPVPGHLLDVAVRDAAAAGAAALVLTGVTEAPHGLPAEVTATARALAERGRVAVLYADGDLAALVVAVERAVAGSAADALARVAAAAREVTAVAGDPDRVAAAAGRALGVPVELRAAGPGEEGATAAGPDGEIRLAAPARPGHAGAAVRSVLALAALAAAGGGHGDVPVRSRGRLLAELLVAPQDQAARLAARGRALALPVDGWHIALRVEAGGLDASNRPKALDAVMSQALTLLRTWDGAAALPGTAAAPSAPAPQAADTVQWNAALVDDALVLLSTWPADPGSDGRRATLARARRVVDRLAGLRPEAGLRCGVGSPHRGPLGIRTSAREARAAVPRGAGPVVAAHDAVGLDRMLLEWYASDTAREAVSELLAPVLALGPERAEPLLRTLQGYLDHNNSPARAADALHLHRNAVGARIRKIVQLTGADLNEPDVRLALQLACRAGLSAPPNEPGPPRTPPAPAHRT, from the coding sequence ATGGCGAACATCCTGGAACTCCTCTCCTCCCCCGGACTCGACGCGGTCCGCCCGCTGGTGGGCCCGCTCGACGCGGGGGAGGTCACGGGGGTGCGTCTGGAGCCGCGCCCGGACCGGCTCGCGGCCATCCCCGCCGGGACGGTCGCCGTGCTGCTGGCCCCGGTGCCGGGGCATCTGCTGGATGTGGCGGTGCGGGACGCGGCCGCGGCGGGGGCCGCCGCGCTGGTCCTGACGGGCGTGACCGAGGCACCGCACGGGCTGCCCGCCGAGGTGACGGCCACGGCGCGGGCGCTCGCCGAGCGGGGCCGGGTCGCGGTGCTGTACGCGGACGGGGACCTCGCGGCTCTGGTGGTGGCCGTGGAGCGGGCGGTGGCCGGGTCCGCGGCGGACGCACTGGCCCGGGTCGCGGCGGCGGCGCGGGAGGTGACGGCCGTCGCGGGTGACCCGGACCGGGTGGCCGCGGCGGCGGGCCGCGCCCTGGGCGTACCGGTGGAGCTGCGCGCCGCGGGTCCGGGCGAGGAGGGTGCGACCGCCGCGGGCCCGGACGGTGAGATCCGGCTCGCGGCCCCCGCCCGCCCCGGTCACGCGGGGGCGGCGGTGCGCTCCGTCCTCGCGCTGGCGGCCCTCGCCGCGGCGGGCGGCGGCCACGGAGACGTTCCCGTGCGCTCCCGGGGCCGGCTGCTCGCCGAGCTGCTCGTGGCCCCGCAGGACCAGGCCGCCCGACTGGCCGCCCGGGGCCGGGCGCTCGCGCTGCCCGTGGACGGCTGGCACATCGCACTGCGGGTGGAGGCGGGCGGCCTCGACGCCTCGAACCGGCCGAAGGCCCTGGACGCGGTCATGTCCCAGGCGCTGACCCTGCTGCGCACCTGGGACGGGGCGGCGGCGCTCCCCGGCACCGCCGCCGCCCCGTCCGCCCCCGCGCCGCAGGCCGCCGACACCGTCCAGTGGAACGCCGCGCTGGTCGACGACGCCCTGGTCCTGCTCAGCACCTGGCCCGCCGACCCGGGGTCGGACGGGCGGCGCGCCACCCTGGCCCGTGCCCGCCGGGTGGTGGACCGGCTGGCCGGACTGCGCCCGGAGGCCGGTCTGCGCTGCGGCGTGGGCTCACCGCACCGGGGCCCGCTGGGCATCCGCACCTCCGCCCGCGAGGCCCGTGCCGCGGTGCCGCGCGGTGCCGGGCCGGTGGTGGCGGCGCATGACGCGGTGGGCCTGGACCGGATGCTGCTGGAGTGGTACGCCTCCGACACGGCACGCGAGGCGGTCAGCGAACTCCTCGCCCCGGTACTGGCGTTGGGCCCGGAACGCGCCGAGCCGCTGCTGCGCACGCTGCAGGGATACCTGGACCACAACAACTCGCCCGCCCGCGCCGCCGACGCGCTCCATCTGCACCGGAACGCGGTGGGCGCCCGCATCCGCAAGATCGTCCAGCTGACGGGCGCCGATCTGAACGAGCCGGATGTCCGCCTCGCCCTCCAACTGGCCTGCCGCGCGGGCCTGTCCGCTCCCCCGAACGAGCCGGGCCCGCCGCGGACACCCCCGGCCCCGGCGCACCGGACCTGA
- a CDS encoding DUF917 domain-containing protein, producing MHVDAGALADFARGCAVLGSGGGGPADVTLPVAGQAIEECGPVPVVDPAALPADALVMPVGLVGSPAVAAERIGGRDEPARLRARFEALHGAPVAAVMSSEIGGLNGCVAVAWAARLGLPLLDADSMGRAFPRMDQNVLELAGLRPGPAVLADEHGHTVVVDDVDGAHLEQFARAAVVAFGGRAASTDYPLTAGQAARHAVAGSVTRALALGRGEGPAPLLTGKVSSVRRYATEGADGDDATGVLLEGGGPDAGRLVLVEARSEFVAALEDGTPLAVVPDVIALVDVGTGWAVPVEEVRYGLRVHLVTLPSDPAWYTPEGLRLAGPSAFGLAGLPDAAGERRVPGGTP from the coding sequence ATGCACGTGGACGCCGGAGCACTCGCCGACTTCGCGCGGGGCTGTGCCGTCCTCGGATCAGGGGGCGGCGGACCCGCCGATGTGACCCTTCCCGTCGCCGGACAGGCGATCGAGGAGTGCGGTCCGGTGCCCGTCGTCGACCCGGCCGCACTCCCCGCCGACGCGCTCGTCATGCCCGTGGGGCTCGTGGGGTCGCCCGCCGTCGCCGCCGAACGGATCGGCGGCCGGGACGAACCCGCCCGGCTGCGCGCCCGCTTCGAGGCCTTGCACGGTGCCCCGGTCGCCGCGGTCATGAGCAGCGAGATCGGTGGCCTCAACGGCTGCGTCGCCGTCGCCTGGGCGGCCCGGCTGGGGTTGCCGCTGCTCGACGCCGACTCGATGGGCCGGGCCTTTCCCCGCATGGACCAGAACGTTCTCGAACTGGCCGGACTGCGCCCGGGACCGGCCGTGCTCGCCGACGAGCACGGGCACACCGTCGTGGTCGACGACGTCGACGGCGCACACCTCGAACAGTTCGCCCGCGCCGCCGTCGTCGCCTTCGGCGGGCGCGCCGCGTCCACCGACTACCCCCTCACCGCCGGGCAGGCGGCCCGGCACGCCGTCGCCGGATCGGTCACCCGCGCACTGGCCCTCGGCCGCGGCGAGGGCCCGGCGCCGCTGCTGACCGGCAAGGTCTCGTCCGTCCGGAGGTACGCCACCGAGGGCGCCGACGGCGACGACGCCACCGGTGTCCTGCTGGAGGGCGGCGGCCCCGACGCGGGCCGGCTGGTGCTCGTCGAGGCCCGCAGCGAGTTCGTCGCGGCCCTGGAGGACGGCACCCCGCTGGCCGTCGTACCGGACGTCATCGCCCTGGTCGACGTGGGGACCGGCTGGGCAGTCCCGGTCGAGGAGGTCCGTTACGGGCTGCGCGTCCATCTCGTCACGCTCCCCTCGGACCCCGCCTGGTACACGCCCGAGGGCCTGCGGCTGGCGGGCCCGTCCGCCTTCGGCCTCGCCGGTCTTCCGGACGCCGCGGGCGAACGCCGGGTCCCGGGAGGCACGCCATGA
- a CDS encoding hydantoinase/oxoprolinase N-terminal domain-containing protein has protein sequence MILGVDVGPTNTDAVLLDGDRAVRAVKVPSVTGDAVGSLAAAVRALPAELRGRATQLAVGLRVAARAVRERDGLARVGVLRVGGAAADAVRPLFGWPGALRDAVCAGTANVGGGGGLAPRDTVPLDRDAVARFGASLAGRAEAFAVTAVFSPVDGGQEREAAEILRAEAGPDTTVLLSSDVGILDLLARENATVLDAALSVLVARVADELTATLPRLGLAPGATVLVTRSDGTLMSLEYLRRQPGLSLGSGPACTIRGAGLLAGLRDAVVADIGERRARVGALTGGYPQEAGPGERIGGVPVSLRFPDLITVRAEAHRELAEAADRMRPAAGPLPLILVGGGAGGVPAGVLAGFDVVRPEHGGVAGAFGAAASPVGGHCDRIVRRGPGRRLDAVRDEVRDLARAGAVRAGADPRRVRTHAEPDLPVPYLPGAVLLRARAVGPPLPL, from the coding sequence ATGATCCTCGGAGTGGACGTCGGGCCCACCAACACGGATGCCGTGCTCCTCGACGGCGACCGGGCGGTGCGGGCCGTCAAGGTGCCCTCGGTGACCGGTGACGCCGTCGGATCGCTCGCCGCCGCCGTCCGCGCGCTCCCCGCCGAGCTGCGCGGCCGGGCCACCCAGCTCGCCGTGGGCCTGCGGGTCGCCGCCCGCGCGGTCAGGGAACGGGACGGGCTCGCCCGGGTCGGAGTGCTGCGGGTCGGGGGCGCCGCCGCCGATGCCGTGCGGCCGCTCTTCGGCTGGCCCGGGGCGCTGCGCGACGCCGTGTGCGCGGGCACCGCGAACGTCGGGGGCGGCGGTGGTCTGGCACCCCGTGACACCGTCCCGCTCGACCGGGACGCCGTCGCCCGGTTCGGCGCCTCGCTGGCCGGCCGCGCCGAGGCGTTCGCCGTCACCGCCGTGTTCTCGCCCGTCGACGGCGGCCAGGAGCGGGAGGCCGCCGAGATCCTGCGCGCCGAGGCGGGCCCCGACACGACCGTCCTGCTCTCCAGCGACGTCGGCATCCTCGACCTGCTGGCCCGCGAGAACGCCACGGTGCTCGACGCCGCCCTGTCCGTGCTCGTGGCCCGGGTCGCCGACGAGCTGACCGCCACCCTGCCCCGCCTCGGCCTCGCCCCCGGCGCCACCGTCCTCGTCACCCGCAGCGACGGCACGCTGATGAGCCTGGAGTACCTGCGCCGCCAGCCCGGACTCAGCCTGGGCAGCGGACCCGCCTGCACCATCCGCGGCGCCGGACTCCTGGCCGGGCTCCGGGACGCCGTGGTCGCCGACATCGGTGAACGCCGCGCCCGGGTCGGAGCGCTGACCGGCGGCTACCCGCAGGAGGCCGGACCCGGCGAACGCATCGGCGGCGTCCCGGTCAGCCTGCGCTTCCCCGACCTGATCACCGTGCGCGCCGAGGCCCACCGCGAACTCGCCGAGGCCGCCGACCGGATGCGCCCCGCCGCCGGACCCCTCCCGCTGATCCTGGTCGGCGGCGGTGCCGGCGGAGTACCCGCCGGAGTGCTGGCCGGGTTCGACGTCGTACGGCCCGAACACGGCGGCGTGGCCGGGGCGTTCGGCGCCGCGGCCAGCCCGGTCGGCGGCCACTGCGACCGCATCGTCCGCCGGGGCCCCGGCCGGCGGCTCGACGCCGTACGTGACGAAGTACGCGACCTGGCCCGAGCCGGTGCTGTACGGGCAGGGGCCGATCCCAGGCGCGTACGCACCCACGCGGAGCCGGACCTCCCGGTGCCGTATCTGCCCGGTGCGGTGCTCCTGCGGGCCCGCGCCGTCGGGCCTCCCCTTCCGCTCTGA